From Oncorhynchus masou masou isolate Uvic2021 chromosome 7, UVic_Omas_1.1, whole genome shotgun sequence, one genomic window encodes:
- the LOC135543477 gene encoding 26S proteasome non-ATPase regulatory subunit 14, with translation MDRLLRLGGGMPGLGQGPPTDAPAVDTAEQVYISSLALLKMLKHGRAGVPMEVMGLMLGEFVDDYTVRVIDVFAMPQSGTGVSVEAVDPVFQAKMLDMLKQTGRPEMVVGWYHSHPGFGCWLSGVDINTQQSFEALSERAVAVVVDPIQSVKGKVVIDAFRLINANMMVLGHEPRQTTSNLGHLNKPSIQALIHGLNRHYYSITINYRKNELEQKMLLNLHKKSWMEGLTLQDYSEHCKLNENIVKEMLELAKNYNKAVEEEDKMTPEQLAIKNVGKQDPKRHLEEHVDVLMTSNIVQCLAAMLDTVVFQ, from the exons ATGGATAGGCTGCTGAGGCTTGGAGGAGGAATGCCCGGACTGGGTCAG GGCCCACCTACAGACGCCCCTGCCGTAGACACTGCAGAGCAGGTGTACATCTCCTCACTGGCACTGCTCAAG ATGCTGAAGCACGGGCGTGCCGGTGTGCCCATGGAGGTCATGGGTTTGATGCTGGGCGAGTTTGTGGACGACTACACTGTGCGAGTGATTGATGTGTTCGCCATGCCGCAGTCAGGAACT GGTGTCAGTGTGGAGGCCGTGGACCCCGTCTTCCAAGCTAAAATGTTGGATATGCTTAAGCAGACTGGCAG ACCAGAGATGGTGGTTGGCTGGTACCACAGTCACCCCGGGTTCGGCTGCTGGCTGTCCGGTGTTGACATCAACACCCAGCAGAGTTTCGAGGCCCTGTCGGAGAGAGCCGTGGCCGTGGTGGTGGACCCCATCCAGAGCGTGAAAGGAAAG GTTGTTATCGATGCGTTCCGGCTGATCAATGCCAACATGATGGTTCTGGGACACGAGCCCAGGCAAACCACCTCCAACCTGGGCCATCTGAACAAGCCCTCCATCCAG GCTCTGATCCATGGACTGAACAGGCATTACTACTCCATCACCATCAACTACAGGAAAAATGAACTCGAGCAAAAG ATGCTGTTGAACCTACACAAGAAGAGCTGGATGGAGGGCCTGACCCTGCAGGACTACAGCGAGCACTGCAAGCTCAACGAGAACATCGTCAAGGAGATGCTGGAGCTGGCCAAGAACTACAACAAG GCGGTCGAAGAAGAGGATAAGATGACCCCTGAGCAGCTGGCCATCAAGAACGTCGGAAAGCAG GATCCCAAGAGGCACCTGGAGGAGCACGTCGACGTCCTGATGACGTCCAACATCGTTCAGTGCCTAGCCGCCATGTTGGATACTGTGGTCTTTCAGTGA
- the LOC135543478 gene encoding gem-associated protein 8-like, with protein MEDHCSIYSWFAHPVYGQYWQHYQQAMNWHQRHRQAYRKAWEAAYGPGYPQRYADWHGGEGGGRRAEETVAAKDHVEEDLEGGADDEEGGGESGSDSEIECDVSNMEITEELRQYFAQTERHKEELKKQQQLEAEQQDTYVLADQDMHRISWHGRSLPPSERPGERRGAEMKKLYGEDAAKVQGMEAAMQLTFDRNCDKKQPKYWPVIPLKL; from the exons ATG GAGGACCATTGTAGCATCTACTCCTGGTTTGCCCACCCTGTGTATGGCCAATACTGGCAACATTACCAGCAGGCTATGAACTGGCACCAGAGACACAGGCAGGCCTACAGAAAGGCCTGGGAGGCTGCCTACGGGCCAGGGTACCCCCAACGCTACGCAGACTGGCatgggggagagggtggagggaggagagcagaggagacggTCGCTGCTAAGGACCATGTGGAAGAGGATTTGGAGGGGGGTGCAGATGACGAGGAGGGGGGCGGGGAAAGTGGCTCGGACAGCGAAATCGAATGTGATGTCAGCAACATGGAGATCACAGAGGAGCTGCGCCAGTATTTTGCCCAGACTGAGCGGCACAAGGAGGAgctca agaagcagcagcagctggAGGCGGAGCAGCAGGATACTTACGTGTTGGCCGACCAGGACATGCACAGAATTTCTTGGCACGGCAGGTCGCTGCCCCCCTCTGAGCGGCCGGGCGAGCGCCGAGGCGCTGAGATGAAGAAGCTGTACGGGGAAGACGCGGCAAAGGTCCAGGGTATGGAGGCGGCCATGCAGCTCACCTTCGACAGAAACTGTGACAAGAAACAGCCCAAATACTGGCCCGTCATCCCTCTAAAACTGTAG